The Mus caroli chromosome 1, CAROLI_EIJ_v1.1, whole genome shotgun sequence genome has a window encoding:
- the Pdcl3 gene encoding phosducin-like protein 3 — protein sequence MQDPNADTEWNDILRKKGILPPKESLKELEEEAAEKEEQLLQQSVVKTYENMTLEELEENEDEFSEEDERAIEMYRQQRLAEWKATQLKNKFGEVLEISGKDYVQEVTKAGEGLWVILHLYKQGIPLCSLINHHLSGLARKFPDVKFIKAISTTCIPNYPDRNLPTVFVYREGDIKAQFIGPLVFGGMNLTIDELEWKLSESGAIKTNLEENPKKPIQDLLLSSVRGPVPMRRDSDSEDD from the exons ATGCAG GACCCCAATGCAGACACCGAGTGGAATGACATCCTACGTAAAAAGGGCATCCTTCCCCCGAAGGAGAgcctgaaggagctggaggaggaggcggcggaGAAGGAGGAGCAGCTCCTCCAGCAGTCAGTGG TGAAAACATATGAGAACATGACTCTGGAAGAGCTGGAGGAGAACGAGGATGAGTTCAGTGAGGAGGATGAACGAGCTATCGAGATGTACCG GCAGCAGAGGTTGGCTGAGTGGAAAGCAACTCAGCTGAAGAACAAATTTGGAGAAGTTTTAGAGATCTCAGGAAAGGACTATGTTCAAGAAGTTACGAAAGCCGGCGAGGGCCTGTGGGTGATCTTACACCTGTACAAACAAGG GATTCCCCTCTGTTCCTTGATAAACCATCACTTGAGTGGACTCGCCAGGAAGTTTCCCGATGTGAAATTTATCAAAGCCATTTCAACGACCTGCATACCCAACTACCCCGACAGGAATCTCCCCACGGTGTTCGTCTACCGGGAAGGGGATATCAAGGCACAGTTCATCGGTCCTCTGGTGTTCGGTGGCATGAACCTGACCATAGACG AGTTGGAGTGGAAACTGTCTGAGTCAGGAGCAATCAAGACAAACCTGGAGGAGAACCCCAAGAAGCCCATCCAAGACCTGCTGCTGTCCTCAGTCCGGGGCCCTGTCCCCATGAGGAGGGACAGTGACTCTGAGGACGACTAA